The window TGATAAGCAACACTTATGTAAGCTATTTGGATATTTGAATGAAGCTACTCAAGATTTTCATACTAAAGTTTGACGTAAGTAGTTTTATGGCATCTTGGGCAAATGGGTAATGTGTCAGTATTATTATTGAGCGTAACAATTTCACCACATACAGTACATTCATAATCACCTTTGCCTGGTCTTTCACCTGTGTTTAACATATAAAACACCTCCTTATCTTTAGTATATATTCATAATATCACTAAACAATAAAATATTAAATAAAATCAAAAGATAACCTAATAAAATCGAAAATTGAAAAGGAGAGATAATAATGGATCATTTAGATACAAGTGTTGTAAAAATCGTTGAAGAAAGCTGTAAAGGATTAGATTTTTTAGGGAAAATAATAACCCACGAACGTTTAGGCAAAGGAGTTGTCGTGGGTTACAGTTCAATTTCAGGAGAGCCTTTTGCATTTTTCTATGAACAACAAGAAATAAGTGATAGGGTTTTTTGTTTTAGTCATAGAGAAATGCTTATAGGATTAAATTATTAGAATATTAATCTGTTACCTTTATATCTATAATCAAAAATATCATTTTAATTAGTGTAGGGAGAGAGTTTTCAATCTCTCCCTTTTGTTTTTACTTGCCTGATTCTTTAAGAGTACTTTCGTATGTATTCAAAGCATCATCAAGTTTTTGGCTAGCAACAAGTACTTCAGGATCTAATAAGCTTTGTTTTTCATTTATCAAGCTCTGGAGT is drawn from Cellulosilyticum sp. I15G10I2 and contains these coding sequences:
- a CDS encoding aspartyl-phosphate phosphatase Spo0E family protein, producing MGNFEETTQTIGEIRQLLQSLINEKQSLLDPEVLVASQKLDDALNTYESTLKESGK
- a CDS encoding zinc ribbon-containing protein, translating into MLNTGERPGKGDYECTVCGEIVTLNNNTDTLPICPRCHKTTYVKL